The following are from one region of the Thermoflexus hugenholtzii JAD2 genome:
- a CDS encoding HAD-IIA family hydrolase, with protein sequence MERLQRIRHLIIDMDGVLWRGKRPMEGLTDFFDFLRRHEIRFILATNNASRSRDDYVAQLARFGVAVRPEEVLPSCDATALYLRRIASPGARVLVIGEQALRAALAEAGFQVVDEEHADFVVVGLDWGLTYEKLARAARAIWNGARFIGTNPDPVWPGEDGLYPGNGATLAFLERATGVTPVVVGKPEPLMFQIAMERMGAAPETTAVIGDQLPTDILGGKRAGLLTILVLSGATTPERLAESSIQPDLVFADIRSLTAAWEETLRVHPSRASEV encoded by the coding sequence ATGGAGCGCCTGCAACGCATCCGTCATCTGATCATCGACATGGACGGCGTGCTGTGGCGCGGGAAACGGCCGATGGAGGGCCTCACGGACTTCTTCGATTTCCTGCGCCGCCACGAGATCCGCTTCATCCTGGCCACGAACAACGCCAGCCGCTCCCGGGACGATTACGTCGCGCAGCTGGCCCGCTTCGGCGTGGCGGTGCGCCCCGAGGAGGTGCTCCCTTCCTGCGACGCCACTGCCCTCTACCTCCGGCGGATCGCCTCCCCGGGCGCCCGGGTGCTGGTGATCGGCGAACAGGCCCTCCGCGCCGCCCTGGCCGAGGCAGGCTTTCAGGTGGTCGACGAAGAACACGCCGATTTCGTGGTGGTCGGCCTGGACTGGGGGCTCACGTATGAGAAGCTGGCTCGAGCCGCCCGGGCCATCTGGAACGGCGCCCGCTTCATTGGGACCAACCCGGACCCGGTGTGGCCGGGGGAGGATGGGCTTTATCCGGGCAACGGGGCCACCCTGGCCTTCCTGGAGCGGGCCACAGGCGTCACCCCCGTGGTAGTAGGGAAGCCGGAGCCCCTGATGTTCCAGATCGCCATGGAGCGAATGGGAGCCGCCCCGGAGACCACCGCGGTGATCGGCGACCAGCTGCCCACCGACATCCTGGGCGGGAAGCGCGCCGGCCTCCTCACCATTCTGGTGCTCTCCGGAGCGACCACCCCGGAGAGGCTGGCCGAAAGCTCGATCCAGCCCGACCTGGTCTTCGCGGACATCCGGTCGTTGACCGCCGCCTGGGAGGAAACCCTTCGCGTTCACCCCTCCCGGGCTTCAGAAGTATGA